The window CAAAGAACCTCAGATCTGATTGGTAGGCATAGTCTTTAAAGCACTCAGTAAAGCCTGCACTAAGAGATTCTTGATTTAAGAACTCGACTAGCTCGTCAGAGATTTCTGCAATGCGACGAGCAAGTTTTTGGAAGGCCTTTTCTTCCAAAAACTTAAAGAACTTATCTTCCTCTAAATGAGAAGTGCGCCAGTCCTTTAATTTATTGGCAAAGTCGACCGCATCTTCATCAGATTCTACAAGAGTCTCTCCACTGCCTTGAATTTCAATGTCTTTATCTAAAATCGAATCGGCTTGATGGTAAAAAACCTGCACCATAAAGCTGGCGAGTTCATACTTAGCTTGTTGTTGCAGATCAATTTCACCGGTTGCACTATCTAACCCTGATAATTTGTTGAGTAAATGCTGAATATCCGTGGTGAGATCTTGAATTTGTGAGATGAAATATCGAGCCACATGGATCCCGTCAAAAATCGGCACTTGGGCGATTTTATCGCGCTCTGGAAGGTGCAGCTTTTGATGAAGTGTCGGGGTGTTAACTACTTTGCCTTGGTCGTTATAGCCTGTGGCAAATTGCCCTAAGTTATCCAGCTTCGTCATGCGCTGTGCTCTGAGCGCTGTTGCATCTCCTGGGGCGGGGCAATGTCTTTCTTCGTCAGCGAGTGGTGTGCCGGTATTTAAGCGTGGATCCTGCTCATTAAAACCGCCAAACAACAAGATTTGTTCCCACGACCACTGCACTTCGGACCACGCGATTTCTACGCTTACTTCGTTACCATTTAGTTTATGCGGAACGAGAATACTGCTGGTTGGCTTACAGGTTGCTGCACGCGTGCCTTGCGGTCGAGTGTTTGGCTTATTGGCCGACTTTTTCCAACTTAAAAAGCCTTTTTGCCAATACAAATTCACATCTGAGAATAGCGCCGGAGCGTCAAAGTCTTCAGGTTCGATAACTTGTAGTTCACGCCATAAATAGCCATCGACATAAATATAGATAAATCCGCTGGTTACCGGAGAGGCCGATTGTAGTTGTTGTTCTGGCGTGTCGTATAAAAATGGATAAATGTGAACCAGCTCAATGTCGGCATCGCTGCTTTGTTGATCTACCGTGTTTGAAGTGTAAAGGGGGACCTTATAATAGCCTTCTTTTGTGCCATCAACCGAGGTGTCTTTGAGCATCAAAGAGACCACTTCTTTGTCGCTTGCATAACCCTCAAAAACAAGTTCTCTAAAATTACCGTTAGCATTGGTTTTGGTTGGTAAAGTGTGGCTCATCCTATCTTCACCTCTTCATCGCTTGGTTTACTACTGCCCGACACTTTTATATTGATCTTATTCGTACCGTCTTGGCTTAGTGGTTCTGCGCCAATTACTACATCAAGGCCTGCAGGAGTGGCACCACCGGGTTGGTTTAATGGTGCGGGGGGCGTATTTTTATTATTAGATACCATTAAATCTCCCTGTCTAACCGCCGGTTTTCCCTCGATGTAAACATCAAAGCTGCCTTGCAGAAACTCTGCTTTTTTACCCAATGTTCGACTAGCGATACCTTTTTTATTACCGGGCTGGTCTCCCGTACTTTTTGAAAAGTTAGACTTGATATTGGCTGCACCGTTACCTTGAATTTTTACTGAGCTGGCAACGCTTGCGGCGTCTGATGAGCGGGCGATGTTGCTATAAGGAATAGGCACAACCACTTTGCCTATCTTAGTCAAACATACGTCTACTGTGCTTAACACACCGCCGCTGCCACTATGCACAGCGGTTCTACCGTTAATGAGAACATTGGTATTTGAAACGATAGCTGCTTGTCTGGCTTCGGCTTCAAAATCTCTGGCAACATCACTCTCAGTTCCTACTTGCCAACCCAGTTTAAGGGTTACCAAGTCTAAGAATGCTTGTGGATCGCTAATAGGCAGATTGACATCCATTCCCGTTATTGGCTCAATATGGGGTAGAACAGCCGTTTGGTTTTGTTCATCCCATTGTGGTGGGTCGATGATGTAGTCAGGAATAAACGCATTGACCATTTGGCCTAAGGTAAAATCGCCGTATTTGGCTCTTTCGATTTCTTCTAAAAAGGCTTGCTCTCCCGCAGCACGGTCGGGAAATATCGCAATACGGTAGGCTTGTCCCAGCGCTTGATTTCGCTTTGCACTAATATTCAATGGCAGTAAGGCTGGATTGTTGTGTCGCCAAGAAGCTGAACCTGAGGTTCGTAATTTGGCAGTTTGCGCGTC is drawn from Pseudoalteromonas sp. NC201 and contains these coding sequences:
- a CDS encoding DUF4150 domain-containing protein, with amino-acid sequence MSFIGAGAGSEAQSVQYNVDAQTAKLRTSGSASWRHNNPALLPLNISAKRNQALGQAYRIAIFPDRAAGEQAFLEEIERAKYGDFTLGQMVNAFIPDYIIDPPQWDEQNQTAVLPHIEPITGMDVNLPISDPQAFLDLVTLKLGWQVGTESDVARDFEAEARQAAIVSNTNVLINGRTAVHSGSGGVLSTVDVCLTKIGKVVVPIPYSNIARSSDAASVASSVKIQGNGAANIKSNFSKSTGDQPGNKKGIASRTLGKKAEFLQGSFDVYIEGKPAVRQGDLMVSNNKNTPPAPLNQPGGATPAGLDVVIGAEPLSQDGTNKINIKVSGSSKPSDEEVKIG